GCTGCAGACAGAGCTAAAAGACTATATGAAGCAACTAACTGCCATACATAGATCTATTTATCTCCAGGAAAAGGGAAAGGAACCGAGGCCCGACCAGAAACTCGAGAAACCAGTGGTACGAGGGAACAAGGTGTACATCAAAATCTTCCGACGAAAGTGACACGAGCCAAGACGGGAAGGTCCCTACCGAGTGGTGAGAGCAACGGCAAAAACGGTCCAGGTCGAAGGAAGTACAACGTAGTATCGCTTGAGTCATTGCACAAAGGACAAAACCAAGGACTGTGTGAAAGCAGATGAAAATGACATACAAGGTGAGCCTGGAATATGTGCTAAAACTAACAAACTTCCTTATATGCAGGCTGACGGGAAGCATGGGGAAGGAGAGACTGACGATGGTGGAACCTGTGACGACATCAAAGAGCATGCAGTACAGCGGCCAGATGACGACTCTTCATCCATCTTGGAGAGAAGCCAGAACCCATGAATCAGTTGAGTAAAATGTTTGGAAAACTTTGTTGTACATTCATCCCCAATAACATTGCACCAGACGGGACATTCTCTGTTGCAATGATGAAGATGCAGGGTTTGAGACAGGAATTTAAGGACAATGCtggcaaggggggggggggggggttatgggaTTGGCTAGACCAAATGTTTGACACAGGCATTAGCGCATTAATAGTTATAATTGTAGCTTTTCTATTGGCATGTTGCATCGTACCCATCCTGAGGAGGCAGTGCCGGAGAAGTATGGACAAACAGATGGGTGTTATGGCAAGCCTCCAACTGGCTcagatgatgaacatgatgacgaTCGAGCAAGGGAAAAAGGCCCAGTTTGCTCAAATGGTGATTGGACTACCGGACCTGTTTCCCATTCCGGACTATCTGAAGGACTCAGATGACATGGAGGAAACAGGCGAACTCCTTAGAGTTCACCAGCAGAAACAATTATGTAACTTGCTATGACAAATGGTTATCTAACAGATGTTTCCTGGAAATGGACTGTGATCCTTGGTTATCTAGTGTGGTTGGGTCACACTAGTATTTGAAAACTAAATTGAAGGGTGACGCTTCATTTCTAACTGTGTTTATAATTTTCTAAGACATTTCCTGGCCAgaacaatatatacacacacacatatatatacacacatatacattcacacatgtatatacagtatatatatacatacatacatatacatatatttacacacaaacatatatacatactcatatatatatatacacacacacatgcatatacacacatatattatattatattatattatattatattatatatatatatatatatatatttacacaaatatatatagatatatatactgtatacataacatatatatatacacacatatgaaTACAAAAGGAAGCGGCTCACCTGTGCGGGAGGCCGTCTCATCCAGGTGTGCTGCATCAGGGCTAACGAGTCTCATCCAGGTGTGCTGCATCGGGGCTAACGAGTCTCACCCAGGTGTGCTGCATCGGGGATAACGAGTCTCACCCAGGTGTGCTGCATCAAGGATAACGAGTCTCACACTCTGGGGCATGAAAAGAAATCTGCAGACATGTTTCTATTGAAACGGTGAGAAGAAGCGCACGTTGGCGACAGGAGGAAAAGCGGAGGCCCGGGGGTTAGAATCCAGGTCCAAATGCCAAGAGGTACTTTATCCAATCAAGACTCTGAGGCCCGACAgactcactctcactcttttactctctctctgatcTACTAAACTAAAAGACTTCAGGACAAATTAAATTACAACCTAAAAATGAAAGgtaccacaaggtagccggttcaatccccgctccccccatagttgcatgtcgaagtgcccttgagcaacacactgaatccccagttgctccccaggtGCTTCACTgctctttacattacattacatgtcatttagctgatgcttttatccaaagcgacttacaataagtgcattaaaccatgagtccaaactcagaacaagaatcaagcaagtacaatttcttcaataaagttaaactacaaagtgctatcagtaagagacatttaaatgctacgaaagtgctactatggcgctaccttccctattcaaggtatagtcgaaaaaagatgtgtttttagtttgcgacggaagatgtagagactatctgctgtcctgatgtcaatggggagctcgttccaccaatgaggagccagcacagcaaatagtcgtgactttgttgagtgtttagctcgaagtgaaggagctacaagctgattggcagaagccgagcgaagtgaacgggctggggtgtacggttagaccatgtcctggatgtagaccggacccgatctgttcgcagcacggtacgcaagtaccaatgttttgaagcggatgcgggcggccaccggtaaccagtgaaggtcgcggaggagcggagtagtgtgggtaaatttcaggaggttgaagaccagtcgagcagctgcattctggatgagctgtagaggtcgaatggcattagcaggtagacctgccaggagggagttgcagtagtctagccgtgagatgaccagagtctggaccagaacctgtgccgccttctgagtgagaaggggtcgtattctcctgatgttgtagagcatgtacctacaggagcgtgttattgcggtgatgtcggcagtcagggagagttgactgtcgagcgtcactccgaggttcctggcagtcagagtcggaaccagcactgagttgttgaagttaatagtcaggtcgtgggtgggagagccttttcctggaaggaggagacgttcagtcttgtctgggttaattttcaggtgctgtgcggacatccactgagagatgtcagtcagacaggcagagattcgtgctgctacctgtgtttcagattggggaaacgagaggatcagttgggtgtcgtcaccatagctgtggtaggtgaagccatgcgagcgaatgacagagccgagagagttggtgtacagagagaagagaagaagaccaaggactgagccctgagggactcCAGTAGTCAGAGAACAAGGCTCAGaaacagatcctctccaggttacccggtaagtgcagtcagtgaggtaggatgagaagagtgagagtgcggtgcctgagatacccaggtcctggagggaggacatgaggatctggtggttcactgtgtcaaaggcagcggaaaggtctagaaggatgaggacagaggagagagaggctgctctagcagtgtgaagctgctcagagacagcaaggagggcagtctctgttgagtggccttgaatccagactggtgggggtctagaaggttgttactgtggagataggaggagacttggttaaagatagctcgctctagagttttggaaaggaaggggaggagagagacaggtctgtagttgttgacttcagatgggtcgaaagtgagtttcttcaggagagggttgattccgcctccttcagagagttagggaaacagccagttgagagggaggtgttaataagaacACAGagtagagtgtcagtggcagagttaggatgcatgagtgagaaggagtcagttgaagggagggctgacggaacagacgaggccagacaggatgttgcgacggacaggtgcagagtccgttgtgggagggttgtcagttccaaagagtgggagagagtacgagatgaagaagtggtcagagacatgaagtggagttacagtgaggttagatgtagagcagtttctagtgaaaatatagtcaaggtggttgccggCTTTGTGAGTAGGACTCGTTGAACTCCTTCCTACCTCCTAACGTCCCGTTCCCTTTTTGCTCACCAGTCAGATTTGCCGTCTTCAAAATGAATCGACTCCAGTGGCCGCAGGCCGAGCGTTTGGCCTCCGTCTTCGTGgccacgttggccctgctgagcTGCGTCCGGGCCATGCCGAGCACGGACCACCCGCTCCGTCGCGGCCAACACTTTCAGTTCATGTGGAACGCCCCGACGGAGCTGTGCGACATCCACTTCGACATGCCGCTCGACCTCTCCCACTTCCACTTGATCAGCAGCACGCTGAAGACGGCGATCAACCAGAGCATCTCCATATTCTACATTGACCGCTTCGGCCTCTTCCCCTACGTGGACGAGGACACCGGAGAGCTGCACGACGAGGGCCTGCCGCAGCTGGTCGACCTGCAGGAGCACCGCGACCTCGCCGAGGACGACATCGAGTTCTACATCACCGGCAACCGGCCGGGCCTCGCCGTGCTCGACTTCGAGGAGTGGCGGCCGCAGTGGGTTCGAAACTGGGGCAGCAAGGACATCTACAGGCAGATTTCCATCGAGACGGTCCAGGAGAACAACCCGTGGATGACGGAGGACGAAGTGGAGGCCCGGGCGCAGGCCTCCTTCGAACGCGGCGCCAGGAGGTACTTCGTCCGCTCCATCCGCATCGGCAAGGCGCTGAGGCCCAACCGCCTCTGGGGCTACTACCTTTACCCCGACTGCTACAACTACGACTACAACCAGGACATGGCGGGCTTCACCGGAGAGTGCCCCCCCACCGAGAAGGACCGGAACGACAATCTGCTGTGGCTCTGGAAGGAGTCCACGgccctctttccctccatctACCTGGAGCTGACGCTCAGGGACACCCTGCAGGCCCGGCACTACGTCCGGCATCGCATCCAGGAGGCCATGAGGGTGTCGATGCTCCCCAACAGCTCCTACACCATCCCCATCTACGCCTACATCCGGCCGGTCTACAAGGACAGCACCGACGactacatgtcagaggtcaGACGCACCTTTTTTAATCGCCTTCTAGACCCAAtctatgatgtgtgtgtgtgtgtgtgtgtgtgtgtgtgtgctatacatgtgtatgttaGATACCGACCCCTGATTGGCTGGTGGATAAAGACGCAAGGCAGACCTTTTTTGTATAAAGAGCTCAAATCTATGGCAGCAGTATTTACAGTGTTCTTGAGGCCAGCTTTATGAGAGTAGAAACACTTCTTAAGATTGATTGTTGGCTTCTTTTTGTTTACGCTTCTCAGTTTGATCTCGTGAACACCATCGGAGAAGCTGCTGCTCTCGGCGCCGCTGGCATCATTTCCTGGGGAGACATGGCCGTCACCGACTCAGTGGTAGAAACTTACCCTcccttatttttctttttccttcccccAACGTAACTCGACCACCCGCTAACCTGACTTCCTCTCTCCTAAAACCCTGCAGGATTCCTGCTTGGACGCCCAAATCCACCTGCAGCAGGTCATGAACCCGTACATCCTGAACGTGTCCACGGCGGCTCGGCTCTGCAGCGAGGCGCTCTGCCAGGGCCGTGGTCGCTGCTTGAGGAAGCGCTGGGACCAAGACGTCTACCTCCACCTCGACCCGCGGCGCTACGACATCGGCCGCGGGCGTCCCAGCGGCCCGCTG
Above is a genomic segment from Cyclopterus lumpus isolate fCycLum1 chromosome 6, fCycLum1.pri, whole genome shotgun sequence containing:
- the LOC117731937 gene encoding hyaluronidase PH-20-like, with the translated sequence MNRLQWPQAERLASVFVATLALLSCVRAMPSTDHPLRRGQHFQFMWNAPTELCDIHFDMPLDLSHFHLISSTLKTAINQSISIFYIDRFGLFPYVDEDTGELHDEGLPQLVDLQEHRDLAEDDIEFYITGNRPGLAVLDFEEWRPQWVRNWGSKDIYRQISIETVQENNPWMTEDEVEARAQASFERGARRYFVRSIRIGKALRPNRLWGYYLYPDCYNYDYNQDMAGFTGECPPTEKDRNDNLLWLWKESTALFPSIYLELTLRDTLQARHYVRHRIQEAMRVSMLPNSSYTIPIYAYIRPVYKDSTDDYMSEFDLVNTIGEAAALGAAGIISWGDMAVTDSVDSCLDAQIHLQQVMNPYILNVSTAARLCSEALCQGRGRCLRKRWDQDVYLHLDPRRYDIGRGRPSGPLTVLGGLSQDDVDYFDRNFDCICYDAKTCRSDLMYYSDLMYDSDLMYDSDLMYDSDLMYDSDLMDDSIPEAVPEAVPEAVPDAVPEAFPEAVVNATNGGAHRPLPLLLATILLSLKYVVMRI